The Megalobrama amblycephala isolate DHTTF-2021 linkage group LG7, ASM1881202v1, whole genome shotgun sequence genome window below encodes:
- the LOC125271485 gene encoding urokinase plasminogen activator surface receptor-like: MQIINVSLTVSLFLITKGHSLNCYKCKGQSTCSSEFESCKEGSNCLNSVLINQVDETTLKYKGCAPACQRGSMNIGTKQWYSECCGADFCNRLDLSEPSTIIPNGNKCYSCKGQSCTNTVFCSGSEDRCITATGISDVFKGCISKSLCDGTTPIPNIVDFSCCEGNLCNGAQTTTPITTPSTTMSSTTSTTPSTTMSSTLSTTMSTTMSSTTKVTTSVAQNSTFNSAKSVSQSFLFLCCSLLSFYLLH, from the exons ATGCAGATCATTAATGTCTCTCTaactgtctctctctttttaatTACTAAAGGACACTCTCTAAACTGCTATAAGTGCAAGGGTCAGTCGACTTGTAGCAGTGAATTCGAATCATGCAAAGAAGGATCCAATTGcctgaattcagtattgatAAATCAAGTTG ATGAAACTACTCTTAAGTATAAAGGTTGTGCTCCTGCCTGTCAAAGAGGGTCCATGAATATCGGCACTAAACAGTGGTATTCTGAGTGCTGTGGCGCTGACTTCTGTAACAGACTAGATCTTTCAG AACCCAGCACTATTATCCccaatggaaataaatgttactCTTGTAAAGGACAGAGCTGTACAAACACAGTGTTCTGTTCAGGGTCTGAAGACCGCTGCATTACAGCCACAG GCATCTCAGACGTTTTCAAAGGTTGTATTTCTAAATCTCTTTGTGATGGCACAACACCGATTCCTAATATTGTGGACTTCTCATGTTGTGAGGGGAACCTGTGTAACGGTGCTCAGACTACCACCCCGATTACCACCCCGAGCACCACCATGAGCTCCACCACGAGCACCACCCCGAGCACCACCATGAGCTCCACCCTGAGCACCACCATGAGCACCACCATGAGCTCCACCACAAAGGTCACCACGAGCGTCGCCCAGAACTCCACGTTTAACAGTGCCAAAAGTGTCTCCCAGAGTTTCCTGTTCCTCTGCTGTTCTCTGCTCTCCTTCTACTTGCTGCACTGA